The Commensalibacter nepenthis genome has a window encoding:
- a CDS encoding DUF2312 domain-containing protein yields MSEPEVGGIAADRLRSLIERIERIEEERKGLADDIKDIYAEAKSAGFDVPVIRRIISARKKKPSEIEEQENLFDVYRQALGM; encoded by the coding sequence ATGAGTGAACCAGAAGTAGGCGGCATTGCAGCGGATCGATTACGCAGCCTCATTGAACGGATCGAGCGTATCGAAGAAGAACGTAAAGGTTTGGCTGATGATATCAAGGATATTTACGCCGAGGCAAAATCAGCGGGTTTTGATGTGCCTGTCATTCGACGTATCATCAGCGCACGTAAAAAAAAGCCGTCCGAGATAGAAGAACAAGAGAATTTGTTTGATGTATATCGTCAAGCATTGGGGATGTAA